In a single window of the Gossypium hirsutum isolate 1008001.06 chromosome A13, Gossypium_hirsutum_v2.1, whole genome shotgun sequence genome:
- the LOC121202898 gene encoding uncharacterized protein isoform X2, which translates to MEKSKRVSLGVQKNTKQSKKKKLLTNVFNYLKSDNYMFAPLISPSISAGPKLKEPIKGNKKKVLKMVDKYMKYDTYMYAPLLSSQLLGSLSSEQIQCISKVTVEVATTKTKLNTESANALAEEEQPHEDTRPTDNQTIAQGETVKHMVYHHRCSTPMSGKAMADHMKVRKLAVE; encoded by the exons ATGGAGAAATCAAAGAGAGTTTCATTGGGTGTTCAAAAGAACACTAAACAATCCAAGAAAAAGAAACTCTTGACCAATGTTTTTAATTACTTGAAATCCGATAATTACATGTTTGCTCCTCTCATTTCTCCTTCAATCTCAGCAG gaCCGAAATTGAAAGAACCCATTAAAGGAAACAAGAAGAAGGTGTTAAAGATGGTTGACaagtatatgaaatatgataCTTATATGTATGCACCATTGCTTTCTTCTCAACTATTGGGTTCCCTTTCATCAG AACAAATCCAATGCATTAGCAAGGTCACCGTGGAAGTCGccacaacaaaaacaaaattgaacACTGAGTCAGCTAACGCTCTAGCAGAGGAGGAACAACCACACGAAGACACTCGTCCCACCGACAATCAAACAATAGCACAAGGAGAAACGGTGAAGCACATGGTTTACCACCACCGTTGCTCGACGCCCATGTCAG GAAAAGCAATGGCAGATCATATGAAGGTGAGGAAGCTTGCTGTTGAGTAA
- the LOC121202898 gene encoding uncharacterized protein isoform X3, giving the protein MEKSKRVSLGVQKNTKQSKKKKLLTNVFNYLKSDNYMFAPLISPSISAEQIQCISKVTVEVATTKTKLNTESANALAEEEQPHEDTRPTDNQTIAQGETVKHMVYHHRCSTPMSGVTFLKPLPTLFFFASICYIIICLQEKQWQII; this is encoded by the exons ATGGAGAAATCAAAGAGAGTTTCATTGGGTGTTCAAAAGAACACTAAACAATCCAAGAAAAAGAAACTCTTGACCAATGTTTTTAATTACTTGAAATCCGATAATTACATGTTTGCTCCTCTCATTTCTCCTTCAATCTCAGCAG AACAAATCCAATGCATTAGCAAGGTCACCGTGGAAGTCGccacaacaaaaacaaaattgaacACTGAGTCAGCTAACGCTCTAGCAGAGGAGGAACAACCACACGAAGACACTCGTCCCACCGACAATCAAACAATAGCACAAGGAGAAACGGTGAAGCACATGGTTTACCACCACCGTTGCTCGACGCCCATGTCAGGTGTCACATTCTTAAAACCACTTCCAACGCTTTTTTTTTTCGCTTCCATTTGTTATATTATCATTTGTTTACAGGAAAAGCAATGGCAGATCATATGA
- the LOC121202898 gene encoding uncharacterized protein isoform X1 — protein sequence MEKSKRVSLGVQKNTKQSKKKKLLTNVFNYLKSDNYMFAPLISPSISAGPKLKEPIKGNKKKVLKMVDKYMKYDTYMYAPLLSSQLLGSLSSEQIQCISKVTVEVATTKTKLNTESANALAEEEQPHEDTRPTDNQTIAQGETVKHMVYHHRCSTPMSGVTFLKPLPTLFFFASICYIIICLQEKQWQII from the exons ATGGAGAAATCAAAGAGAGTTTCATTGGGTGTTCAAAAGAACACTAAACAATCCAAGAAAAAGAAACTCTTGACCAATGTTTTTAATTACTTGAAATCCGATAATTACATGTTTGCTCCTCTCATTTCTCCTTCAATCTCAGCAG gaCCGAAATTGAAAGAACCCATTAAAGGAAACAAGAAGAAGGTGTTAAAGATGGTTGACaagtatatgaaatatgataCTTATATGTATGCACCATTGCTTTCTTCTCAACTATTGGGTTCCCTTTCATCAG AACAAATCCAATGCATTAGCAAGGTCACCGTGGAAGTCGccacaacaaaaacaaaattgaacACTGAGTCAGCTAACGCTCTAGCAGAGGAGGAACAACCACACGAAGACACTCGTCCCACCGACAATCAAACAATAGCACAAGGAGAAACGGTGAAGCACATGGTTTACCACCACCGTTGCTCGACGCCCATGTCAGGTGTCACATTCTTAAAACCACTTCCAACGCTTTTTTTTTTCGCTTCCATTTGTTATATTATCATTTGTTTACAGGAAAAGCAATGGCAGATCATATGA